The Rattus rattus isolate New Zealand chromosome 1, Rrattus_CSIRO_v1, whole genome shotgun sequence genome includes a region encoding these proteins:
- the LOC116890233 gene encoding olfactory receptor 8S1-like, with protein sequence MGNVSAVSEFILLGLSADAQVQAVLFMVFLVIYVLTLAGNSMILLGISTDARLRSPMYFFLGHLSFLDLLYSSVSMPKMLENLVSERKTISVKGCLAQAFFVFAIGGTEALLLAVMAYDRYAAICHPLLYHQMMSNWFCQGLMWGSWSLAILNSLINTLLAVNLDFCHHGTVHNYNCELPSLFPLSCSDVSTNVTALLWTFLVHASGTFLLVVCSYGCVFSTILNMSSTRGRSKAFSTCSSHLTVVTLYFGSAFLRYVLPTSGSPVETFFSLQYSVITPLLNPFIYSLKNKEVKTAMRKLLRRCCQHFGYVDRRRRVKS encoded by the coding sequence ATGGGGAATGTCAGTGCCGTCTCTGAGTTCATCCTCCTTGGTCTGTCTGCTGATGCTCAGGTCCAGGCTGTACTCTTTATGGTTTTCCTTGTGATCTACGTCCTGACCCTGGCGGGGAACTCTATGATTCTGCTAGGGATATCGACTGATGCTCGCCTCCGTTCTCCTATGTACTTTTTTCTGGGCCACCTCTCCTTCCTGGACCTTTTGTATTCGTCAGTCTCCATGCCCAAGATGCTGGAGAATCTAGTGTCTGAGAGGAAAACAATCTCCGTGAAGGGTTGTCTGGCCCAGGCCTTCTTCGTGTTTGCCATTGGAGGCACCGAGGCTTTGCTCCTTGCggtcatggcctatgaccgctacgCGGCCATTTGCCATCCTCTCCTCTACCACCAGATGATGAGCAACTGGTTCTGTCAGGGGCTCATGTGGGGATCCTGGAGCCTGGCCATACTGAACTCACTCATTAATACCCTCTTAGCTGTGAATTTGGACTTTTGTCACCATGGAACCGTACACAACTACAACTGTgagcttccttctctcttccctctctcctgctctgatgtcTCCACTAACGTCACTGCCTTGCTCTGGACTTTTCTCGTACACGCCTCTGGAACCTTCCTTCTCGTGGTATGTTCCTACGGCTGCGTTTTCTCCACCATCCTGAACATGAGCTCCACCAGGGGCAGAAGCAAGGCTTTCTCCACctgctcctcccacctcaccGTAGTGACCTTGTACTTTGGTTCAGCCTTCCTGCGCTACGTCCTGCCGACCTCGGGGTCTCCCGTGGAAACGTTCTTCTCTCTGCAGTACAGCGTCATCACTCCCTTGCTGAAccccttcatctacagcctgaagAACAAGGAGGTGAAGACGGCTATGAGGAAGCTGCTCAGAAGGTGCTGCCAGCATTTTGGGTATGTTGATCGGAGACGCAGGGTGAAGTCTTGA
- the LOC116890235 gene encoding olfactory receptor 8S1-like encodes MRNHSAVREFVLVGLSTDPYIQPALFVLFLLVYLLTVVGNTLMLFVIAADSHLHTPMYFFLRQLSFLDLCHSSVTAPKMLENLLSEEKTILVESCLAQAFFVFATGGTEACLLAAMAYDRYVAIGSPLLYSQVMSSQLCVGLVWLSWGLAIVDALLNILLAVSLDFCEDQTIPHFSCELSSLFPLSCSDTAANFTLLLCSSVVHFFGTLVMIVCSYGRIVSAVLRVSSSTGRSKAFSTCLSHLTTVILFYGSGFISYLLPVSGSPLEMVFSLQYSLITPMLNPLIYSLKNKEVKAAVGRMIRKHC; translated from the coding sequence ATGAGGAACCACAGTGCTGTCCGTGAGTTTGTCCTTGTTGGACTGTCCACCGACCCCTACATTCAGCCTGCTCTCTTTGTCCTGTTCCTTCTGGTTTACCTCCTCACCGTGGTGGGGAACACCCTGATGCTGTTTGTGATTGCGGCTGAttctcacctccacacacccatgtacttcttcttGAGACAGCTGTCCTTCCTGGACCTCTGCCATTCTTCTGTCACGGCTCCCAAGATGCTAGAGAATCTACTTTCTGAGGAGAAAACCATCCTGGTTGAAAGCTGCTTGGCTCAGGCCTTCTTTGTCTTCGCCACCGGTGGCACCGAGGCCTGTCTACTTGCAgcgatggcctatgaccgctacgTGGCCATCGGCTCCCCTTTGCTCTACAGCCAGGTGATGAGTAGCCAGCTCTGTGTGGGGCTGGTGTGGCTGTCCTGGGGTCTGGCCATTGTGGATGCTCTCCTCAACATACTTCTGGCTGTCAGTTTAGACTTCTGTGAGGACCAAACCATCCCTCACTTCAGCTGTgagctgtcttctctcttccctctgtcctgctCTGACACCGCCGCCAACTTCACACTCCTGCTGTGCTCCTCCGTCGTGCATTTCTTCGGAACCCTGGTCATGATCGTATGCTCTTATGGCCGCATCGTCTCCGCGGTCCTGAGGGTCAGCTCCTCCACGGGGCGAAGCaaggccttctccacctgcttgTCCCATCTCACCACTGTCATCCTGTTCTACGGCTCGGGGTTTATCAGTTATCTCTTACCGGTTTCAGGGTCCCCCCTAGAAATGGTCTTCTCCTTGCAGTATAGCCTGATCACCCCCATGCTGAACCCCCTCATCTACAGCCTGAAGAACAAGGAGGTGAAGGCAGCCGTGGGAAGAATGATCAGGAAGCATTGTTAG